The following are encoded together in the Theileria orientalis strain Shintoku DNA, chromosome 1, complete genome genome:
- a CDS encoding DEAD-box family helicase, whose product MYLNRGRSSRFKLLKLVTLSHNLKRVNKCFIKHTHELETSFDPDDVEPVHNESYSPSDEITLEDSSTFVSNFSEFSGLLNSRLLKSLESNGFVKLTPIQKLSIPKVLKGSTVLIRSASGTGKTLTFVIPALQKLVSPPDNVKITRKDGTKVLIITPTRELSFQISKVTESLSKPFPWIVVSCIKGISRKSEKARIRKGITIVIGTPGRILDHMESTSSFNLTNMDMLVLDEADRLLDMGFENKIRNIHSHLLDSKKSNAENAGIQIVLTSATITDRVTKLVDTCFVAKPLLIGVNEENHKMPTKLNLEYALVDCNNKFMCLVSMLLKFVGNHEKILIFVSNCDTVNYMERLLKMLSWPSLKRKEGPQGSLMKNTNLNLSELEKDRVLANKFAVNKDTERQIFEVPIYKLHGDMESKERMPLMDQFINSKSSIMVSTDVASRGLNLSKVNRVVQYDPPQQLDEFIHRSGRTARIGDSGTCLLILMKHESEFVQVLNRKGMKLKEIGEGEVWNPIKNIHTPKYLKNFKGDLVGFMRNRFCTDVKEDSQLLQLAKNAFKSSIRSYKTYAKELRKAFNFRRLHLGHYATSFCLNMKPTELMSRKDQTSTEARKKRAPKMHSDRRAREPKLNLSAESQSAAEMALKYLKEKNMIL is encoded by the exons atGTACCTTAATCGAGGTAGATCGTCACGTTTCAAACTTCTCAAGCTAGTTACACTATCGCACAACCTGAAAAGGGTGAATAAATGCTTtattaaacacacacatgaATTAGAAACTAGTTTTGACCCTGATGATGTTGAACCAGTACACAATGAATCGTATTCTCCGTCAGATGAAATAACACTTGAGGATTCTTCAACCTTTGTGTCAAATTTTTCTGAATTTTCGGGTTTATTGAACAGCAGACTCCTTAAGTCATTGGAATCCAACGGATTCGTAAAATTAACACCAATTCAGAAATTATCCATTCCAAAAGTCCTCAAAGGATCGACGGTTTTGATTAGAAGTGCATCAGGAACAGGGAAAACCCTAACATTTGTAATCCCTGCACTTCAAAAACTAGTTTCTCCACCAGATAATGTCAAAATCACACGGAAAGACGGAACCAAG GTTCTCATTATAACGCCCACGAGGGAGCTTTCGTTTCAAATTTCTAAAGTGACTGAGAGTTTGTCTAAGCCGTTCCCGTGGATCGTGGTATCTTGCATCAAAGGTATC AGCAGGAAGTCGGAGAAGGCGCGCATAAGAAAGGGCATAACGATCGTAATCGGGACGCCCGGGAGGATTTTGGACCACATGGAGAGCACCTCCTCGTTCAATTTGACGAACATGGACATGTTAGTGCTTGATGAGGCGGACAGGCTGCTGGATATGGGCTTcgagaataaaataaggaaCATCCACAGCCACCTCCTGGATTCGAAGAAGAGTAACGCGGAAAACGCAGGAATTCAGATCGTGTTAACGTCAGCAACGATAACCGATAGAGTCACTAAGTTGGTAGACACGTGTTTCGTAGCTAAGCCCCTATTGATAGGAGTGAACGAAG AAAATCACAAGATGCCAACGAAGTTAAATCTAGAATACGCACTGGTAGACTGTAACAACAAATTCATGTGTTTGGTGTCAATGCTGCTAAAGTTTGTAGGCAACCACGAGAAG ATTCTGATATTCGTATCAAACTGTGATACAGTTAACTATATGGAAAGACTGCTTAAAATGCTATCATGGCcgagtttgaaaaggaaagaAGGGCCACAAGGGAGCCTGATGAAGAACAcgaatttaaatttgtcGGAATTGGAGAAGGACCGAGTTTTGGCAAACAAGTTTGCAGTGAATAAGGACACGGAAAGGCAAATATTTGAAGTGCCCATTTACAAGTTACATGGCGACATGGAGTCTAAAGAAAG AATGCCGCTGATGGATCAGTTTATAAATTCGAAGTCGTCAATAATGGTCTCAACGGACGTTGCATCCAGAGGGCTTAACCTCTCCAAGGTCAACAGAGTTGTTCAATACGACCCGCCGCAGCAGTTGGATGAGTTCATACACAGATCAGGAAGGACGGCCAGGATAGGTGACTCTGGAACGTGCCTACTAATACTGATGAAACACGAAAGCGAGTTCGTGCAAGTTCTCAACAGAAAGGGCATGAAGCTAAAGGAAATTGGGGAAGGTGAAGTATGGAATCCAATTAAGAATATACACACGCCTAAGTATTTGAAGAATTTTAAG GGGGACTTGGTTGGATTCATGAGGAATAGATTCTGCACTGACGTCAAGGAAGACAGTCAGCTGTTGCAACTAGCCAAGAACGCTTTCAAGTCATCTATAAG ATCTTATAAGACCTACGCCAAGGAGTTGAGGAAGGCGTTCAACTTTAGACGCTTGCACTTGGGTCACTACGCCACTTCTTTCTGTCTAAACATGAAGCCCACTGAACTCATGAGCAGGAAGGACCAGACGAGTACAGAAGCGAGAAAGAAAAGGGCGCCTAAGATGCACTCGGACAGGCGAGCGAGGGAGCCCAAGTTGAACCTAAGTGCCGAGTCGCAGAGTGCAGCTGAAATGGCACTTAAGTACCTCAAGGAAAAGAACATGATTCTGTAA